In Zingiber officinale cultivar Zhangliang chromosome 11B, Zo_v1.1, whole genome shotgun sequence, a single window of DNA contains:
- the LOC122034874 gene encoding two-component response regulator ORR41-like isoform X1, whose product MANSMLSALLVEDNAIARVVVSKLMVEQGMALEEAENGKAAVESVKGGKSYDLILMDREMPVMDGHEATKQLRLLGVKAPIVALSADTQQCHKDLFLQAGADEFIEKQPLTKDKLAQILTKYGLRRGDAL is encoded by the exons ATGGCGAACTCGATGCTCTCGGCGCTCCTCGTCGAGGACAATGCGATCGCCCGG GTGGTGGTGAGTAAGCTGATGGTGGAACAGGGGATGGCATTGGAGGAGGCGGAGAACGGGAAGGCGGCCGTGGAGTCGGTCAAAGGAGGCAAGTCCTACGACCTCATCCTAATGGACAGGGAAATGCCAGTCATGGACGGCCATGAA GCTACCAAGCAGCTCCGATTACTGGGAGTGAAGGCCCCCATCGTAGCTCTCTCGGCGGACACCCAGCAGTGCCATAAGGATTTGTTTCTCCAAGCCGGAGCCGACGAATTCATAGAGAAG CAGCCCCTGACGAAAGATAAATTGGCTCAGATCCTCACCAAGTATGGCCTTCGACGAGGAGATGCTTTGTAG
- the LOC122034874 gene encoding two-component response regulator ORR41-like isoform X3: MANSMLSALLVEDNAIARVVVSKLMVEQGMALEEAENGKAAVESVKGGKSYDLILMDREMPVMDGHEATKQLRLLGVKAPIVALSADTQQCHKDLFLQAGADEFIEKILTKYGLRRGDAL; the protein is encoded by the exons ATGGCGAACTCGATGCTCTCGGCGCTCCTCGTCGAGGACAATGCGATCGCCCGG GTGGTGGTGAGTAAGCTGATGGTGGAACAGGGGATGGCATTGGAGGAGGCGGAGAACGGGAAGGCGGCCGTGGAGTCGGTCAAAGGAGGCAAGTCCTACGACCTCATCCTAATGGACAGGGAAATGCCAGTCATGGACGGCCATGAA GCTACCAAGCAGCTCCGATTACTGGGAGTGAAGGCCCCCATCGTAGCTCTCTCGGCGGACACCCAGCAGTGCCATAAGGATTTGTTTCTCCAAGCCGGAGCCGACGAATTCATAGAGAAG ATCCTCACCAAGTATGGCCTTCGACGAGGAGATGCTTTGTAG
- the LOC122034874 gene encoding two-component response regulator ORR41-like isoform X2, giving the protein MANSMLSALLVEDNAIARVVVSKLMVEQGMALEEAENGKAAVESVKGGKSYDLILMDREMPVMDGHEATKQLRLLGVKAPIVALSADTQQCHKDLFLQAGADEFIEKPLTKDKLAQILTKYGLRRGDAL; this is encoded by the exons ATGGCGAACTCGATGCTCTCGGCGCTCCTCGTCGAGGACAATGCGATCGCCCGG GTGGTGGTGAGTAAGCTGATGGTGGAACAGGGGATGGCATTGGAGGAGGCGGAGAACGGGAAGGCGGCCGTGGAGTCGGTCAAAGGAGGCAAGTCCTACGACCTCATCCTAATGGACAGGGAAATGCCAGTCATGGACGGCCATGAA GCTACCAAGCAGCTCCGATTACTGGGAGTGAAGGCCCCCATCGTAGCTCTCTCGGCGGACACCCAGCAGTGCCATAAGGATTTGTTTCTCCAAGCCGGAGCCGACGAATTCATAGAGAAG CCCCTGACGAAAGATAAATTGGCTCAGATCCTCACCAAGTATGGCCTTCGACGAGGAGATGCTTTGTAG